A genome region from Brienomyrus brachyistius isolate T26 chromosome 23, BBRACH_0.4, whole genome shotgun sequence includes the following:
- the zgc:91910 gene encoding zinc finger protein 706-like — protein MARGQQKIQSQQKNAKKAAEKKKQQGADQKTAAKAALVYTCPVCRTQMPDPKTFKQHFESKHPKSPLPTELVDVQA, from the exons ATGGCTCGCGGGCAGCAGAAAATCCAGTCCCAGCAGAAGAATGCCAAGAAGGCAGCAGAGAAGAAGAAGCAGCAGGGCGCCGATCAGAAGACTGCAGCCAAGGCTGCGCTCGTCTACACCTGCCCTGTGTGCCGG ACTCAGATGCCAGATCCCAAGACATTCAAGCAGCACTTTGAGAGTAAGCACCCCAAGTCCCCTTTGCCCACTGAGCTGGTGGATGTTCAGGCATGA